One stretch of Balneola sp. MJW-20 DNA includes these proteins:
- the glmM gene encoding phosphoglucosamine mutase: MALMISVSGIRGIFGTDLNPENLARFTAAYGTWLKGGTVVLGRDSRVTGQICEDIVASTLMSVGCDVIKVGIVPTPTVAMGVLRHKAAGGIIISASHNPAQWNALKLLNEKSEFLDADQGKKVIEIAESGKFDYKSYEGIGNLIESDDLLEYHIEEILALPYIDADTIAKEDFSVAVDAVNGAGSEAVPRLLERLGVNKVHKIHCTPNGLFPHNPEPLPEHLTEICGLVKESGADLGVVTDPDADRLALVDNNGDLFGEEYTQASAFDFILSKTPGACATNLSSSRVSDDVAAKYGQICHRSAVGEINVVKAMQEHDAVIGGEGNGGVICPDLHYGRDSLVGIAIMLQMLAEKKMSSADYRATLPDYYMSKSKIQLDDLGKDADEVLKFVKDHYSNLKPNTIDGVKIDFAEGWVHLRKSNTEPIIRIYSEGKTPEAAQGFANKIKDLIN, translated from the coding sequence ATGGCATTAATGATCTCCGTTTCCGGAATCAGAGGAATATTTGGAACCGACCTGAACCCTGAAAACCTGGCCCGGTTCACAGCCGCTTACGGAACCTGGCTTAAAGGCGGCACCGTGGTCCTGGGGCGTGACTCAAGAGTGACGGGCCAGATCTGTGAAGATATTGTTGCATCTACATTGATGAGTGTTGGTTGTGATGTGATAAAGGTTGGAATTGTTCCGACCCCGACCGTAGCTATGGGTGTGCTTCGTCACAAAGCCGCAGGCGGTATTATTATCTCTGCATCCCATAACCCTGCTCAGTGGAATGCACTGAAACTCCTGAATGAAAAAAGCGAGTTTCTGGATGCCGATCAGGGTAAAAAAGTCATCGAGATCGCTGAAAGCGGCAAATTCGACTATAAATCCTATGAAGGCATCGGAAATCTGATCGAAAGTGACGACCTGCTGGAGTATCATATTGAGGAGATCCTTGCTCTTCCCTATATCGATGCGGATACCATTGCAAAAGAAGACTTCAGCGTGGCTGTTGATGCTGTGAACGGTGCAGGGTCGGAAGCAGTCCCCCGCTTACTCGAAAGACTGGGTGTCAATAAAGTGCATAAGATCCACTGTACACCCAACGGACTATTCCCGCACAATCCCGAGCCGCTACCCGAGCATCTCACTGAGATCTGTGGCCTGGTTAAAGAAAGCGGGGCCGATCTGGGCGTGGTTACCGATCCCGATGCCGACCGGCTTGCACTGGTGGACAATAACGGCGATCTGTTCGGAGAAGAATATACTCAGGCTTCTGCCTTTGACTTCATTCTGTCAAAAACTCCGGGAGCCTGTGCCACTAATTTATCTTCCTCACGGGTGTCTGATGATGTTGCTGCAAAATACGGGCAGATCTGCCATCGCTCAGCAGTGGGCGAGATCAACGTGGTGAAAGCCATGCAGGAACATGATGCGGTCATTGGCGGGGAAGGTAACGGCGGGGTGATCTGTCCGGATCTTCATTATGGAAGAGACTCCCTTGTTGGTATTGCCATCATGCTGCAAATGCTTGCTGAAAAGAAAATGAGCTCAGCCGATTACCGTGCAACACTTCCGGATTATTATATGAGCAAGTCAAAAATACAGCTGGACGATCTGGGTAAAGACGCCGATGAGGTCCTGAAATTCGTAAAGGACCACTATTCCAATCTTAAGCCCAATACCATTGATGGCGTAAAGATCGATTTTGCCGAAGGATGGGTTCATTTAAGAAAGTCGAATACTGAACCGATCATCCGGATCTATTCAGAAGGAAAAACACCGGAAGCTGCACAGGGATTCGCCAATAAGATCAAAGACCTTATAAACTGA
- a CDS encoding tetratricopeptide repeat protein yields MALTNRAKSFIKKNHKKRSAAELAKKLNADEAEIRAYIDEISQPIPLKKKLLFYGITFSIPFLFFILLEAGLRGLDYMGDTELFINPNIKGDEYLLPNPNFAARYFFYTKTIPNPSTDVFLAEKPENGYRVFAMGGSSAAGYPYGFNGTFSRVVDDILSDAMPDKEVEVVNVATSAISTYTLFDQVDEIIEQDPDAIMIYAGHNEFYGALGVGSNETLGGFPGFVRFYLKLQRFKTFLLLRNLIVEAGRFFTSDEDMAKPGATLMERIISSRSIELNGPKYELAMIQFRSNMSKIIEQFQDTGIKVYLSTIASNVKDQPPFVVIKDTALPPADEVYMEGRSAFESGDFTNAGEQFNYAKDLDGLKFRAPTEINTIITELSNTYDNAVLVSSLDTLQQNAVSGIIGNDLMLEHLHPNDRGYFLIGRTFAEQMMNDLEKQGLLQNEETDLSGYREKMYLSEFDERMIWHRIRTLKQGFPFVQDGSGITYQSTYKPVSKLDSLAFEAVHVNKRWDEAKVELAQYYEKRGQIDKALLEYRGLIRNQPWNDSPYVFAARLYLDRNDFDNAYPLLQKAYELAPNEAFTTKMLGAIELNSGNTKKAIDLLERSRSINPDDPQMLYNLSGAYGTDQQFRKAMDIANEVIRINPSFPGIQQWKAQLESIIQSRGQN; encoded by the coding sequence ATGGCGCTTACTAACAGAGCTAAATCTTTCATAAAGAAAAACCACAAAAAGCGATCAGCAGCCGAGCTCGCAAAGAAGCTCAATGCAGATGAAGCTGAGATCAGAGCCTATATCGATGAGATCAGTCAGCCGATTCCACTGAAAAAGAAACTTCTTTTCTACGGTATCACTTTTTCCATTCCTTTCCTCTTTTTCATTTTACTGGAGGCCGGGCTGAGAGGCTTAGACTATATGGGAGATACCGAGCTCTTCATTAACCCTAATATTAAAGGTGACGAGTACCTTCTTCCTAACCCGAACTTTGCTGCACGGTATTTCTTCTACACCAAAACCATCCCGAATCCTTCCACGGATGTGTTCCTGGCGGAGAAACCGGAAAACGGATACCGCGTCTTTGCCATGGGTGGGTCATCAGCAGCCGGATACCCTTACGGCTTTAACGGTACTTTCTCCCGTGTGGTGGATGACATATTAAGCGATGCCATGCCCGATAAAGAAGTGGAAGTGGTAAATGTGGCTACATCCGCTATCAGTACTTACACTCTTTTTGACCAGGTGGATGAGATTATTGAACAGGATCCGGATGCGATCATGATCTATGCCGGACATAATGAATTTTATGGGGCTCTGGGCGTAGGGTCCAATGAGACCCTCGGCGGTTTCCCGGGCTTTGTCCGGTTCTATCTCAAACTGCAGCGATTCAAGACTTTTTTACTCTTGCGAAATCTGATCGTAGAGGCTGGAAGGTTTTTCACATCTGACGAAGATATGGCAAAACCCGGGGCTACGCTGATGGAGCGGATCATCAGCTCCCGCTCTATAGAACTCAATGGGCCGAAGTATGAACTGGCTATGATACAATTCCGGTCCAATATGTCAAAGATCATCGAACAGTTTCAGGATACCGGGATCAAAGTATATCTGAGTACAATTGCCAGTAATGTAAAAGACCAACCTCCCTTTGTAGTTATCAAAGACACAGCACTTCCTCCTGCTGATGAGGTCTATATGGAAGGAAGATCTGCATTCGAATCAGGAGACTTCACAAATGCCGGAGAACAATTCAATTATGCCAAAGACCTGGATGGATTGAAATTCCGAGCCCCGACCGAGATCAACACGATCATAACCGAACTGAGTAATACCTATGATAATGCTGTCCTGGTTTCATCCCTGGATACATTGCAGCAAAATGCGGTATCGGGGATCATTGGCAATGATCTGATGCTGGAGCACCTTCATCCCAACGATCGGGGCTATTTCCTCATCGGCCGGACTTTTGCTGAACAAATGATGAACGACCTGGAGAAACAAGGCTTACTTCAGAATGAGGAAACAGATCTTTCGGGATACCGTGAGAAAATGTATCTGTCTGAATTTGATGAGCGAATGATCTGGCATCGGATCCGTACGCTGAAACAAGGATTTCCTTTTGTGCAGGATGGAAGCGGAATCACCTATCAGAGTACTTACAAACCAGTCTCAAAGCTGGATTCGCTGGCTTTCGAAGCCGTACACGTCAATAAACGCTGGGATGAAGCCAAGGTGGAACTGGCGCAATATTATGAAAAGAGGGGTCAGATCGATAAAGCACTACTGGAATACCGTGGACTGATCCGCAATCAACCATGGAATGACTCTCCTTATGTATTTGCAGCCCGGCTCTATCTCGATAGAAATGATTTTGACAATGCATATCCTTTACTTCAAAAGGCTTATGAACTGGCTCCCAATGAGGCCTTTACCACCAAAATGCTGGGAGCTATTGAGCTGAATTCCGGTAACACCAAAAAAGCGATCGATCTGCTCGAACGATCCAGAAGTATCAATCCGGATGACCCGCAGATGCTCTACAATCTGTCCGGCGCATACGGCACCGATCAGCAATTCCGCAAAGCAATGGATATTGCCAATGAAGTAATTCGCATTAACCCTTCTTTCCCGGGTATTCAGCAGTGGAAAGCGCAACTGGAATCTATCATACAATCAAGAGGACAAAACTGA
- a CDS encoding cob(I)yrinic acid a,c-diamide adenosyltransferase has protein sequence MKIYTRKGDTGETSLFGGQRVSKSSKRIDSYGTVDELNSILGMAIAHGLSALGKQYLETIQHQLFVLGADLATPHSNETRIKRISEDEVTFLENGIDELEATLTPLRNFILPGGSESGSTLHFARTVCRRAERITVECRHEEGISETAIKYMNRLSDFLFVLARFENKEADTPETTWKVDKQ, from the coding sequence ATGAAAATATATACCAGAAAAGGCGATACGGGTGAGACCTCATTATTCGGGGGGCAGAGAGTTTCAAAAAGTTCGAAAAGAATAGATTCTTATGGTACTGTGGATGAGCTAAACTCCATACTGGGAATGGCTATTGCTCACGGACTCAGTGCACTGGGAAAACAATATCTTGAAACCATCCAGCACCAGCTTTTTGTACTGGGTGCTGATCTGGCCACACCTCACTCCAACGAAACCCGCATCAAGCGCATATCTGAGGATGAAGTTACTTTTCTGGAAAACGGCATTGACGAACTCGAGGCAACCCTGACCCCGCTCCGAAACTTTATCCTTCCGGGAGGATCAGAATCAGGTTCTACCCTGCACTTTGCCCGTACTGTTTGCCGCAGAGCTGAAAGGATCACGGTTGAGTGCCGCCATGAGGAAGGCATTTCTGAGACTGCCATAAAATATATGAACCGCCTGTCAGATTTTCTCTTTGTACTGGCCAGGTTTGAGAATAAAGAAGCAGATACTCCGGAAACCACCTGGAAAGTTGATAAGCAGTAA
- a CDS encoding outer membrane lipoprotein-sorting protein, with amino-acid sequence MTRYISILLVSAFLICQPALAQELSDGADVIRAMHERYADSWYPYLKFKQRTVFYDINSGEVAREETWYESLKIPGHLGIRIGDPNGGDGILFKEGTQYGYAEGEMVQEIPRAHDLLVLGFDVYRQDPSKSISVLKEVGYDLSKMYEDTWQGREVYVIGTNLPDPRIPQFWIDKERLVFVRSVKAGRQNTRQEVRFNKYERLGGGWISPEVIFLVNDKKSLLEEYYEIRIPDNVPDAFFDPVTFIQTPWSR; translated from the coding sequence ATGACGAGATATATTTCAATACTTCTGGTTTCAGCGTTTTTGATTTGCCAACCGGCCTTAGCACAAGAGCTGAGTGATGGTGCAGATGTGATCCGGGCCATGCATGAACGCTATGCTGATTCATGGTATCCCTATCTGAAATTCAAGCAGAGAACCGTATTCTATGATATTAATTCGGGAGAGGTTGCTCGAGAGGAGACATGGTATGAGTCACTGAAGATCCCGGGACATCTTGGGATACGTATCGGAGACCCAAACGGGGGAGACGGAATTTTATTCAAAGAAGGAACTCAGTACGGCTATGCCGAGGGTGAAATGGTGCAGGAAATACCCAGGGCTCACGATCTATTAGTACTGGGTTTCGATGTATACCGTCAGGATCCGTCAAAAAGTATATCCGTACTGAAAGAGGTAGGTTACGACCTTAGTAAAATGTATGAAGATACCTGGCAGGGCAGAGAAGTGTATGTGATCGGGACTAATCTGCCGGATCCACGAATCCCGCAATTCTGGATTGACAAGGAAAGACTGGTCTTTGTACGCTCCGTGAAGGCAGGAAGGCAGAATACCCGGCAGGAAGTCCGGTTCAATAAATATGAAAGACTGGGAGGGGGATGGATCTCCCCGGAAGTAATATTCCTGGTCAACGATAAGAAAAGTTTACTGGAAGAATATTACGAGATACGCATCCCTGATAACGTGCCGGACGCCTTTTTTGATCCTGTGACCTTTATTCAGACTCCCTGGTCAAGATAG
- a CDS encoding YigZ family protein produces MKTVTQSSEFTFKEKGSEFIALLFPCEKEQDFQEKLESVRKDHYNASHHCYGWRIDPFHLTEFSSDDGEPSGTAGLPILNAMRSSEMINCGIIVIRYYGGTKLGKPGLIEAYGGAAGQVINNAQLKEIVLVGLFSIEYDYPEERVIQKIIGDQDLRILDQDYMEKVTLKVACDHRASDKLIQQLESVEHLGISFEDQGTDHLTLS; encoded by the coding sequence TTGAAAACCGTAACTCAGTCCTCTGAATTTACCTTTAAAGAGAAGGGGTCAGAATTTATTGCGCTGCTCTTTCCCTGCGAAAAGGAACAGGATTTTCAGGAAAAACTGGAGTCCGTCAGAAAAGATCATTATAACGCATCCCATCATTGCTATGGATGGAGGATCGACCCTTTTCATCTGACTGAATTCTCCTCCGATGACGGAGAACCTTCAGGAACAGCCGGATTACCCATACTGAATGCCATGAGATCCTCAGAAATGATCAACTGCGGGATCATTGTGATCCGTTATTACGGAGGAACAAAACTAGGGAAGCCGGGACTGATCGAAGCCTATGGTGGAGCAGCCGGTCAGGTCATAAATAATGCACAACTCAAAGAAATCGTGCTGGTGGGATTATTCAGTATTGAATATGACTATCCAGAAGAAAGAGTTATTCAAAAGATCATAGGAGATCAGGATCTTAGGATTCTTGATCAGGATTACATGGAAAAGGTAACTCTGAAAGTAGCTTGTGATCACCGTGCATCCGATAAACTCATACAGCAGCTGGAAAGCGTGGAGCATCTGGGGATCTCTTTTGAAGATCAGGGAACCGATCACCTTACTCTATCTTGA
- a CDS encoding succinate dehydrogenase cytochrome b subunit, translating to MPSIIKALRSQVGRKFMTAITGIGLMLFLVGHLLGNLTIFGEASAFNEYTKTLESLGPLLYVIEAGLAFFFLYHTILGVSIWLKRRKARPEGYEVYQTKGGPSHQSLASRSMVYTGTIILIFLVFHIISFKFGDTSTVMIDGEPARDLRALVIEKFTQPLYAFGYTLVLSLVIVHLSHGFWSAFTSLGMKHGEFSAKMQVAAYIFAIVLMAGFIFIPLYIFITGGEGSLIAY from the coding sequence ATGCCATCAATTATTAAAGCGCTCAGATCACAGGTAGGTCGTAAATTTATGACGGCTATTACCGGTATCGGTTTAATGCTGTTCTTAGTTGGCCATCTTCTTGGTAACCTGACCATCTTCGGGGAGGCCTCGGCATTTAACGAATACACAAAAACCCTCGAAAGCCTAGGCCCGCTGCTATATGTCATTGAAGCAGGACTGGCTTTTTTCTTTTTGTACCACACCATCTTAGGTGTTTCCATCTGGCTGAAGAGAAGAAAGGCACGACCGGAAGGATATGAAGTATATCAAACCAAAGGTGGACCAAGTCACCAGTCGCTGGCATCCCGCTCTATGGTATACACCGGGACCATTATTTTAATATTCCTGGTATTTCACATCATCAGCTTTAAATTCGGAGATACTTCAACGGTCATGATAGATGGTGAACCGGCAAGAGATCTTCGCGCACTGGTTATAGAGAAATTTACACAGCCGTTATATGCATTTGGTTATACACTGGTTTTAAGTCTTGTGATCGTGCACTTATCTCACGGTTTCTGGAGTGCTTTTACCTCACTAGGTATGAAGCATGGCGAGTTTTCAGCTAAAATGCAGGTTGCTGCATATATCTTCGCGATCGTTCTGATGGCGGGATTCATATTCATTCCGCTGTACATCTTCATTACCGGCGGTGAAGGATCATTAATTGCTTATTAA
- a CDS encoding fumarate reductase/succinate dehydrogenase flavoprotein subunit, with product MNLDSHVPSGPLEEKWDKHIKDMKLVAPNNKRKYEIIVVGTGLAGGAAAASFAELGYNVRSFCIQDSARRAHSIAAQGGINAAKNYPNDGDSIWRLFYDTIKGGDYRSREANVYRLAQVSNEIIDQAVAQGVPFAREYGGLLANRSFGGAQVSRTFYAKGQTGQQLLLGAYQAMMRQVHAGKIKYHPRHEMLDLVTINGQARGIITRDLVSGKLNRWEADAVVLATGGYGNVFYLSTNAKNSNVTAAWRAHKRGALFANPCYVQIHPTCIPVSGDYQSKLTLMSESLRNDGRVWVPRKKGDDRHPNDIPEDERYYYLEERYPSFGNLVPRDVASRNAKLVCDDGMGVGETGLAVYLDFRDAIKRDGRDAIEARYGNLFEMYENIAGENPYKQPMKIFPAVHYTMGGLWVDYNLQTNIPGLFATGESNFSDHGANRLGASALMQGLSDGYFVIPYTIGNYLADQEPGKRYGTDHDAFAEAENAAQAKIDKLLSIKGDRTIIDFHRTLGKIVWDQIGIQRSEAGLKKAIEDIRSLREEFWQNVYVPGENANYNKYLEFAGRVADFFELAELMAQDALDRDESAGCHLREEHQTEEGEALRNDKDYAYVAAWEYKGVNGKLEEVLHKENLEFEFVELKQRSYK from the coding sequence ATGAATTTAGACTCACACGTACCTTCGGGACCACTGGAAGAAAAGTGGGACAAGCATATAAAAGACATGAAGCTTGTCGCTCCGAACAACAAAAGAAAATATGAAATCATCGTAGTAGGTACCGGTCTTGCCGGTGGTGCAGCTGCGGCCAGTTTTGCTGAGTTAGGCTACAATGTACGAAGCTTCTGTATTCAGGATTCGGCCCGCCGGGCACACAGTATTGCTGCTCAGGGTGGAATCAATGCTGCCAAAAATTATCCGAACGATGGTGATAGTATCTGGCGTCTGTTTTACGATACGATCAAAGGGGGGGATTACCGCTCACGTGAAGCAAATGTTTATCGTCTGGCACAGGTATCCAATGAGATCATTGACCAGGCTGTTGCACAGGGTGTTCCTTTTGCGCGCGAGTACGGAGGATTACTCGCTAACCGTTCATTTGGTGGAGCACAGGTATCCAGAACATTTTATGCTAAAGGTCAGACCGGACAGCAGTTGCTGCTCGGAGCCTATCAGGCGATGATGCGTCAGGTTCATGCGGGTAAGATCAAATACCACCCACGCCACGAGATGCTGGATCTGGTTACGATCAACGGACAAGCCCGGGGAATCATTACCCGTGATCTTGTAAGCGGTAAGCTTAACCGCTGGGAAGCCGATGCCGTTGTTCTGGCCACAGGTGGATACGGAAACGTATTCTATCTTTCCACCAACGCAAAAAATTCAAATGTAACAGCTGCATGGAGAGCGCATAAGCGCGGAGCATTGTTTGCTAACCCATGTTATGTACAGATCCATCCAACTTGTATTCCTGTTTCAGGTGACTATCAGTCGAAATTAACGCTGATGAGTGAGTCACTACGGAATGACGGACGTGTATGGGTGCCGAGAAAGAAAGGAGATGATCGTCATCCGAACGATATCCCCGAAGATGAAAGATATTATTATCTCGAAGAGCGTTACCCAAGCTTTGGTAACCTGGTGCCTCGTGACGTGGCATCCAGAAATGCAAAGCTGGTTTGTGATGATGGTATGGGAGTGGGAGAGACGGGACTTGCTGTCTATCTCGATTTCCGTGATGCCATCAAGAGGGATGGGCGAGATGCGATCGAAGCACGTTATGGTAACCTGTTCGAAATGTATGAGAACATTGCCGGTGAAAACCCATACAAACAGCCAATGAAGATTTTCCCGGCTGTTCACTATACAATGGGTGGTCTTTGGGTAGATTATAACCTGCAGACCAATATCCCGGGACTTTTCGCAACCGGTGAGTCTAATTTCTCTGACCACGGAGCCAACCGACTGGGAGCCAGTGCACTGATGCAGGGTCTGTCTGACGGTTATTTCGTAATCCCTTACACGATCGGTAACTATCTTGCAGATCAGGAGCCGGGTAAGAGGTATGGAACTGATCATGACGCTTTTGCGGAAGCTGAAAATGCCGCACAGGCCAAGATCGATAAGTTATTGAGTATCAAAGGTGATCGTACCATCATCGATTTCCACAGGACGCTCGGTAAGATCGTATGGGATCAGATCGGTATTCAGAGATCAGAAGCCGGTCTCAAGAAAGCCATCGAAGATATCAGAAGTCTTCGTGAGGAATTCTGGCAGAACGTATATGTGCCGGGTGAGAACGCCAATTACAACAAGTATCTCGAATTCGCAGGTCGCGTAGCTGATTTCTTTGAGCTGGCTGAGCTTATGGCTCAGGATGCTCTGGATCGTGACGAGTCTGCCGGATGCCACCTGAGAGAGGAACATCAGACCGAAGAGGGAGAAGCTCTCCGTAATGATAAAGATTACGCTTATGTAGCAGCCTGGGAGTACAAAGGCGTGAACGGCAAACTGGAGGAAGTGCTCCACAAAGAAAATTTAGAATTTGAATTCGTTGAACTAAAACAACGTAGTTACAAATAA
- a CDS encoding succinate dehydrogenase/fumarate reductase iron-sulfur subunit — protein sequence MSKEMTIHLKYWKQDGPHAKGRFEEKTLDNVNEHMSFLEMLDVLNEELMLEGKDPVEFDYDCREGICGSCNIVIDGQAHGPKQRVASCQLHMRNYSDGDKITIEPARSAAFPVIKDLVVDRSAFDRIIEAGGYVSVKTGSAPDANSIPVEQEAANTAFDYATCIGCGACVAACPNSSASLFTGAKIAHLDKLPQGQVERDMRVVAMVEQMEEEGFGDCSNFAECEAVCPKGISISAIADMRRDYMKAVIKS from the coding sequence ATGAGTAAAGAAATGACCATCCATCTGAAGTACTGGAAGCAGGACGGACCCCATGCAAAAGGCCGTTTTGAAGAAAAGACGCTTGATAATGTTAACGAGCATATGTCTTTTCTTGAAATGCTTGATGTACTTAACGAAGAACTTATGCTGGAGGGTAAGGACCCTGTAGAATTCGATTACGATTGTCGCGAAGGGATCTGCGGGTCCTGCAACATCGTGATCGACGGACAGGCTCACGGGCCTAAGCAAAGAGTTGCATCCTGCCAGCTTCATATGAGAAATTACAGCGATGGTGACAAGATCACTATCGAGCCGGCCAGATCTGCCGCATTTCCTGTGATCAAAGACCTTGTGGTAGACCGCAGTGCCTTTGACCGTATTATCGAAGCAGGAGGTTACGTATCGGTTAAGACCGGTTCTGCACCCGATGCAAACTCGATCCCGGTGGAGCAGGAAGCAGCAAACACTGCTTTTGATTATGCAACCTGTATTGGTTGTGGAGCCTGTGTGGCAGCATGTCCGAATTCATCTGCATCGTTGTTTACCGGTGCCAAGATCGCTCACCTGGATAAACTCCCTCAGGGACAGGTAGAAAGAGATATGCGTGTGGTAGCCATGGTGGAACAGATGGAAGAAGAAGGATTCGGGGATTGCTCTAATTTCGCCGAATGTGAAGCGGTTTGCCCGAAGGGTATCTCCATTTCAGCTATTGCTGATATGCGCCGTGATTACATGAAAGCGGTGATCAAGAGCTGA
- a CDS encoding aminotransferase class V-fold PLP-dependent enzyme, whose amino-acid sequence MTTDRRDFLKHIATGAALSPLMIMNKWTAEMKPLLDKITFEGIPSRSDYSLSDDVIYLNHGSIGTIPKVVQQARREYLDNCETNPWLYMWGDPWNEAYEECRIKAANYLNASSDEISFVHNTTEVFNLLATGLPLGPGDEVLFCNLNHAGASIPFTFHAEQKGYKVITFDFPMDDLSLMTKSDIVGMYEQHITPRTKVIAMPHIDNTVGVRQPVKEITAMARSKGVKYITLDTAQSMGMIPIDVKDLDIDVIGTSAHKWIQSPKGTSLAYFSERIWEDIHPMWVTWGQERWEMSARRFEDYGTRNRPEVLTQGHSLDFQAAIDTEAQQNKLKSLWSKALELADAHPNTKWRSPRDWELGGSLYAIEIKGETASDYASRVYTNHGIVLRPFDNLNTIRISPNVFNTEAEIEKVFELIA is encoded by the coding sequence ATGACTACTGACCGAAGAGATTTCCTGAAACATATCGCAACTGGTGCTGCATTATCACCGCTGATGATCATGAATAAATGGACCGCTGAGATGAAACCGTTGCTTGATAAGATCACTTTTGAAGGAATTCCTTCAAGATCAGATTACTCCCTGTCGGATGATGTGATCTATCTAAATCATGGTTCTATAGGAACCATTCCTAAAGTCGTTCAACAGGCCCGAAGAGAGTACCTCGATAACTGCGAGACCAATCCCTGGCTCTATATGTGGGGTGATCCATGGAATGAGGCTTATGAAGAATGCCGGATAAAAGCTGCAAATTATCTTAATGCCTCTTCCGATGAAATCTCCTTTGTGCATAACACTACAGAGGTCTTTAATCTTCTTGCTACGGGTTTACCACTAGGGCCAGGAGATGAGGTCCTCTTCTGTAATCTGAACCATGCAGGTGCCAGTATTCCTTTTACTTTTCATGCAGAGCAAAAAGGGTACAAAGTGATCACCTTTGATTTCCCGATGGATGATCTTTCACTAATGACCAAGTCCGATATTGTTGGTATGTATGAGCAGCATATTACACCGAGAACCAAAGTGATCGCTATGCCCCATATCGATAATACTGTTGGGGTCCGCCAGCCGGTTAAGGAGATCACTGCTATGGCCCGCAGCAAAGGAGTAAAATATATTACGCTGGATACAGCTCAATCTATGGGAATGATCCCCATCGATGTTAAAGATCTGGATATAGATGTGATCGGTACCAGTGCCCATAAATGGATCCAATCTCCAAAAGGTACCAGTCTGGCCTATTTCAGTGAAAGGATCTGGGAAGATATTCATCCTATGTGGGTCACCTGGGGACAGGAACGCTGGGAGATGTCCGCACGCCGGTTCGAAGATTACGGTACCCGAAACCGTCCTGAAGTTCTCACGCAGGGTCACTCACTGGATTTCCAGGCAGCTATAGATACCGAAGCACAGCAAAATAAACTGAAGTCACTCTGGAGCAAAGCACTGGAACTGGCTGATGCACATCCAAATACCAAATGGCGATCTCCCCGTGACTGGGAACTGGGTGGAAGTTTATATGCGATAGAAATAAAGGGCGAAACAGCCTCTGATTATGCCTCCCGGGTATATACTAACCATGGGATCGTGCTTCGTCCATTTGATAATCTGAATACTATCCGCATTTCACCAAATGTATTTAACACCGAAGCCGAGATCGAAAAGGTATTTGAGCTTATTGCTTGA